TCTCGTGTGTAGGATCACGCATTCATTGCTTTTATCAGCCGTTAGATCGTTTactttctcctttttcttctgttTTGTTGTTATAGCGTTAACTTAATTAGAATTGTGATCTGAtcttatgaaaattaataatctATAAAATACTTGACACTAGCTTTTGGAGACACTCTCTTTCAAATTTCTTTTTACTCTTAGAGAAGTCcaactttttaatttcttgcAGCTCTTTTTGCCACTTGGGCAGGAAAAAACTTGGTTTTTGTCTAATTTTGATTGTCTTCTCGTTGATGAAGCCACACCTCTTCTTCACAATATGAGTTTTTGGAtagtttttcttctttattttaaatttgagctTTCTTTATgtaaagtttttttaaaattaaaatattttgtataaatttaatcttaatttaaaattaaaataaaaaatatataacactataagtgaattttttttattattaaatgtgGATTCATTTAACatatagataaaaaataattgacaTTAAAAAGTCAAAcatttatacattttaaaaatattattaaaatcttttaattttcacagtgtattttaaaattaaaagatttgaaATCATTTAAGAgaaagtatttttattatatttttaatttattaaaataatttttatttattaattgtgcattataaaatttatatatgtatCAAATAGATCGcacatttaataataaaacagATATAATttcacataataaaaaaaattatcttaaatgtaatttcaaatataaaatttgtaaatttttcaattttgaaataaattattaaaattaaaaaatttgaataaaattttcaaaatgcaTAAATAGTGGctttttaatatcaattattttttatttatgtgtcAAATGGGATTTacgtttaataataaaaaaacgcTACATATGATACCACGTCATTAAAAGCACACTATCGTGATTctaatttaacaaaaatttttGATGGTGatgcaaattttttttatcaaaatagtGTACTTTACTAATTCAAATTAGTAAATGTACACTAGGGCTTCACCGGTGACTTCAATGTGTTTTTTAATTGACATATTGCCAGAGATtgcttgattttattttatttatgataaattgcactttacttttttaaattttaatataattaacgaatttatttttatattttaaaattgaatacataaatttttttataattatcggTCCGTTTAAATTAgaagattttttattcatttttaccgttaaaaatgtataaatatctttattatcatttctaattgaataaattaatttgaatattggAGTTTTagtatacttttaaaaaattacactcGTAAATTTAATATCGCGGTAAATGAATCGgagtaaatttaagagatttcatATTCTATTCTTTCAATCCTCAATTCTTCATTCAACATGGAAAATAAATAATCACTttcttttgaaaagaaaaaaaacaaacaaagaaaacaCCAATCAAGAAATCCATAAACTCAATCCAAACAATGTCttaaagaaatattaaaaatggcCAGCTAAGTTGATGAAAAACATGGACAGAAATTTACTGTTGCTCAGGCGATATAGAACTTGCACATTTTTGTTTAGGATATTAACTCTACATATTGAATTGGATATAATACTTCTTCATTACATTTCATTTCCATTCATGAAGTCAAAACACTTTTCATTTTTCCTATTACATCaacaagataaaataaaaatctaatgGCGTTTAAATGCTATGCCCAGTTTATCCTTATTCAAAAAAGGAACTACTTTCCATGGAGGTGAATCCCAAATTGTGAATTCTTCAAACTCTAAACCATGACTTTTCTTCGCAAGAGCATCTGCACTAAAATTTCTCTCCCTATAAATGTGGAACAAGCTGCAGTACCAATCCAAACTCAAAAGTTTCCTACAATCTTCGATTAAATGAGCTAAAGGGTGAAATGAAATATTTTGCTCCTGAGTAATCAATTTAATAGCCGTTAAGGAATCAGATTCTGCAATTACTCTACGAAATCCCATATTCCAAGCAAATTGAAGTCCATAAGAAATTCCAATTATCTCAGCATGTAGAATGGAAGATTCACCAATATTGAATCCGAATCCACACAACCAATTTGATGAAGCATCTCGTAAGAGTCCACCTGCGCTTGCGAGACCTGAATTCCCTAAATAACTCCCATCTACATTCAACTTTACCCATCCTTGAGGTGGTGGTTGCCAAGCATACTCCTTCACTTTCTTTGGAATGTAAGCATTCAAATGATAGCTAACAGAATTATTGAAGAATTGAGACCCATGGAGAGGATGAGGTTGTCCACACTTGCATGCTTTCTCTTTGGGATGTTCACCCTCGTTAAACTGTAAGAAGCTATCAACTAGGGCCATATTATTGCTGGTGTTGCAGTCGTCTGCTCCAAGTTAAAAAGATAATCTTTATTTTGTTGGGATGTCTAACTATTTAAAGGCAGTGATTTTACTCCTTTGACTTGGAGGAAATGGAATCCTACTAAGGGAAAGATTGTTTTATAACTCCTACTGAGTTTTGGTTTTCCCGTAAAAAGGATATCAGATTTTATTTATTCCTTTTTATAATTGTTTTAAcaaataaatctaattaaaaaaaacaaataaatataattaattttttctttttatttctctCTTCTTTACCTTTCCTCACTACTCTTGAACTCttattaaactaaaaataatttttccattTACATTATGTGGCGGAGAGAGCAGTGTAGTCTTGCAGAGTCTTTTTGACATCAAGGAATACTAAAATTACTCAAAAGTAAAATTTCAACTATATAATTCAATtacatatcataaaaatttatttatttgaaacgATAACAACAAAAAACTATTGGTTTATTTGTTCAACAAAGCTTATGAAATTATTGAAAGAAGATCCACCTTCGCCAGTGCTGTTTCTAGCAAGTGCCTTCAGCTTTAATGAATTGGCTTCTATATCCTTATCAGAAAGCAGTTTCTGTagctttgatttgatttgatgccGAGTAACAATCCCAGTGTCGTCTGGGGTCAATTCTAGACCAACCTTCCAAGCTTCACAAATGTAAGTCCTGTTATGGAATTGATCTACACAGTATGGCCAACATAGAAAAGGCACCCCCATGTTGAGGCCCTCCATGGTTGAATTCCATCCACAATGAGAAAAGAAACACGCAGTAGAAGGATGAGCCAACACCTTATCTTGAGGAGCCCATTCCACTATTTTCCCGTATTTTCTTACTCTCTCTATGAATCCATCAGGGTATTGCACAGACATTCCATTTGTAAAATCTGATCTAACAACCCATAAAAATGGTTGGCCTAAGATCTCAAGACCAAGTGCCAATTCGTTAAATTGTTCTTTGTTGCAGATTGTTGAACTGCCAAATGCAGCATAGATGACTGAGCCTGGAGGTTGTTCATCGAGCCAGCTCAAGCAAGTTGAGTCCTCGGGCCAAAAATTTCCAGCATAAGGTTCCAAATGATCTCTCACAAACAATGGACCAATGGGTAAGATGTTAGGAATCAAATCACAGGCAGATTGCTCAAGTTCATAAAATGAATTGACTAGAAGCCAATTGGAAATTTGAACATTTTGCACTGTCTTACGAATAAAATGTTCAAAAATGAGTTTCTGCAACTCTTGATCACCTGGGAAGCTCCATACAAGTTCCTTCGTATTCCAGGCTGGAATTTCATTTGACAACCGGATAAACTCATCTTTCATTGGGATTCCTGCAGAGAATTTCGAGTGCTTCTACCATGATCAACACCCTATCTATTTCACATGACAAATTCTTTGCTAGCAGTAGgcatcaatatttttttaaatatggagATATGGATTTTAAAGCAATCTCTGTTTGCATATAGTATGAGATTCTTACCATGAACGTCTATTATTCCAGCCTCAATAAGCATAGGACTATGCAGTGCCATAGCCAAGTTTCCAACTCCGTAAGGTACAAATGCAGCTCGCTTGATGCCCATTTTCTGGGCTACTTCCAGTGCCCATCCAAGTGATATATCAGCAATGACGAGAGTTACTTGGTCATCATTGTTTAAAAGGTTTACGCTTTCCACCAAATTCTGCAGATGACCTTGCATAAAGCTTGATgcattctctttttctttttcatcaagattggATTCCAACCCTTCAGGAACTGAAACTAGGCTTATCCGGATTTTCTCTGTGGATTTCTCAGGCATTGTAGATATGAGTTTTGCATGTATGGACTCTGTATTCACAAATGTGACCTTGACGCCATGATCAGCTAGGTTGTAAGCCAACTTCAAGAGAGGAGTAACATGGCCTTGTGCTGGGTATGGTATGAGCATCACATGTGGTTTCCTGCCCATGATAGCTAGAAAATATCAGTTAAAACTTGTGTCCAGACTATTGTTTGGCAACAGGGAAAGATGAAGGGAAagtgagagaaaagagaagaattAGGAAGAAGATAGAGAAAAAGAACTAGTAAGAAAGAACAGAGGTAAGAGCTTAGAGAGTCTTGTATTTTCATTCATATAAGTACATATCTCATTATAATTCATTCCTTTTTTCAACTATTATAGAGAATCTAACAGAAGCAAAAATAATATTGATTTCCATCTCAATCAACATAATTTACTATGCTAATTACTGTTAATATGTTAACTTTTTTTGTGGTTGGGGAATCTAACAGCCAGCAGCCTCTTTCTCTATTCCACTTTGTCTGTTTGATACTCTATTGCCATTTTTGTCATTTTATATGAACAAAACCAATATGTAATTTGCAACTCTTGTAATAAACTTTATATAGCTATGATGATAGCTATGTTGCATTAAGAAAATCTCACATTAGTAATGTTGTTGAATTGATCTACACAAGAAAGACCATAATTCTAATAATTTATAGAGTTAATGGCcaaaaaagtaattatttttggttttgttgtaATTGCACTCATATtcttttttaatcaattaaaacctaatcttttaaaattgctCCAACCGTACTCTAAACCGGACATTTTAAAGTTGCTCCAACTGTACTATGCCGTTATTTGTGCTATTAAAAATTAACGGAATTGATACGATACTCGCTATTTAGCATGCAACGTCAACAAATTTCAgaatgaaattaataataatttaaaagttaggGTAGAATTTGCTGATATGGCATTTACGTGATAAATAACGTGTAAATTTCATTAGTTTTTTAACGATACAAGTAAAGATAGAATATAATTGGAGTAActttaaaatatcatattttaattggtaaaaaaaaatatagagtataattgcaataaaatcaaaattataaacttttttttGCCATTAACTTTAATTTATATACACATATCATTATCATGGTAAATATAGGTTTTTGTAGGCATGGTAAAGGCTTTAAATTGCAACAAATATGGTACATAATACGATAATAGTCAAGTTATATATtaagataatataaaaaaagtagatagtaattttaaaaaaattaagcaaaaaTTATCATACCACTGAAGTAAACAATTTCCCAAATTATTTTCAATCAAATATAAAGTTATGCAAACAaggaattttgatatttttactaaaaaacTCACGGTAATTTGTATGTAAAATTGAAATAAGggatcaatttatttatataataaaaagtcagagattaaattatttaattttaaaaatatatagtacTAAAATTCTAGGTTCTACTAAAGCTTGTGGACTATTATGTAATTTAcactaaactttttaaattcacgttttctttaattataatttaactatAATTATGATGTAATCACAGAATTAGTCTGATAGTAAATTATCAGATTTTACTCTTTCaatctctaatttttattttttaaaaaaaatctataattatgagaaactgaaatcatataattttataatacaagATTAAATACTTGGCTATAATCATAAATTCAAGAAAATGATATGACCTTGTCATTTAATAAgccttagtatttttttttggcttaatatattaattgatatatggtataattaatataattaaagtaataattaataaattcttatattttcaatacatatattaaaaagctaattaataaattaccaTTTAAAAAGAAGAAGGACTCATAATTAGGGagattaaaaaagaaagaaaaatcttaGTAGAGCAAAATgagtatttaaatattaatgataTGATCTGACTTACTTAAGTATTAGTtttgttattatatataattatagtaGTTACTCTCttcgaattaaattatttaaatcataataaaatattatttaattttaccattattataaaatgagaaaattaagagaaaaaagGAAATGGTAAAAgaagtaaataatattttaaaaatggaaagatttaaaaattataggagAAATGAAGGAGATAAAAATGGACTCGTATAAATATTTCGTGAGAAATTTTAGAAATTGATATACTGTAATCATGCAAATTTGAAAATCTCTTATATTTCACGCATTAATTCGCGGacgataaaaagaaaattaaggtAAAGAAATTAATCATTgtcaaaatttaaagttttaattatcgaattaaatatttaatctattttactttatttaaatttatttaaccttttaataataaattaaaaataaattttaattaaaaaataaaatttagtttcGCTGTGTTTCGGTGCAAATTCGGGCTTTCCTTTTCTTAAAAGAACAAAATATAAAGTAAAACTGTTTTaaatggggaaaaaaaaaggagaaaaagtaAAGGAAAGCTCAAGGAAAAAAGTTACATCCTTCTCCATGAAGTAGTTTCCAATACGATCAGGTTCCTTCTAAGCGAAGTCGCTTCTGCCATTGCGCGTTTTCAGCTATATAGATGATAACCACGGAGCAGTTAAGGAGACAACGGTATCTCGCTTATCATTTTCAACAGTATCATGGGAAAAGAAAACGTCTCTGATCTCGATTTTGCTGATGATTTCTGCATCTCTGCGCTCTTCGTCCTCGATAGTGAAGAACATCAGGAAGGAGTCGTTTCATTTCCAGACGACATATTCGCCGAGGCGCTACAGCTTCAAGAGGCCTTAATGAAATCTGTGATCAATTCTCAAATGAAGATGACTAATCCATCATCGGTTTTGATGATTGAAGCACCTCCAGAGCAAAATCTCCAGGAATCTGGTCAGTCCTCCTCCAGTTTCTGCGAGATTTGTGCGGAAACGAAAGAAAGTAATCAAATGTTCGCAACTGAGAGATGTGCTCACTCTTACTGCTACGACTGTATAACCAAACATGTGGCTACAAAGATTCAAGATAGTATTACAAAATTTACTTGTCCTGGATTGAATTGCAAGGCAGTGCTTGAATTGGAGACTTGCAGGGTTAAGCTCTCCAAGGGAGTGATTGATCGTTGGGAAGAAGCGTTATGCGAGGAGCTGATCAGTGCATCGCAGAGGTTTTATTGCCCATTTAAGGATTGTTCAGCCATGATGGTGGCCGATAGTGAAGGAGAATCCATTACGGAAGCTGAGTGCCCTTTCTGCCATAGATTGTTCTGTGCTCGATGTCATGTACCTTGGCATTCTGGGGTTGAGTGTGAGGTGTTTCAGAAGCTGAATGAAGATGAAAGAGGACGAGAAGACCTGATGGTGATGGAAATTGCAAAGGAAAAGAAATGGAGTAGATGCCCCAATTGCAAATTCTACGTGGAAAGAACAGAAGGCTGCCCACATATTACTTGCAGGTCAGTGCTACACTCTATTTGAAAATTCTTACCTAGACCAAAACATAGATTTTGTTAATTAGGAGCTTTTAGAAGGGTTTGATATACTCTTTTGATGCAGCTAACACagctaattttatttatttggtaatttatttaaaaagtttaatttatttgcaGGTGCAGTTTTCAGTTCTGCTATGGATGCGAATCGGAGTGGACTGAAACTCACGGTGGTTGCCAGAGAGAATAACTTACTTGGCTGTAGAGTGGTATGCATTTACACTAAAAGAAACCTCTATAGGAAGTAGCTTCCTCAACGGGGAACGGTGTGTGTGAAGAAAGCTGTGTTAGCAGATAATGATATGTGAATATGGTTTAAAGAGCAACTTGTACTAACCTATGGCCTATAAtggtctctttatttttatatttatcttaattaatCTATCATCTCTTGGCAACACTAGTTAGAGAATTCCCTGATGATTAGGGTTCAATTCCTCTTCATTTCTCcaaatttctataaaaaaaattctagaaGTGAGAACTGCTTGCCTAGTAGTATTTGATGCAATtcatttttcacatttttaCTGTGATTTGTGTATATATCTTTACTTTTGACGTTATAATATGATGTTTGTTATCAAAGGTTGTGGTTTTTATGCAAATTAAAGTAAGATTGAGATTTTGTATCTCAGTTATATCTTGAATCTTGCATTGGAATTATCAATTAAAGTAAGATTGAGATTTGATATCTCATTTATATCATATACcttgaaaaagaaaatcaaaattttcctAAACCCACAAACAGCATCACATCCTATTGTAGATTGTAGAGAAGTTGAATCAAGGAATATACCTAGCAACCCGAAAATGAGTGAGTTGTGCAAATTGCATCAAATAAGGCCAAGAATTAGTTTGTTACAGTCTCTCTGGTGTCCAGTCATTCTAACTTCTCAAGCAAAGAAGCATCAAGAAGTCCTGgacaattatatatttttaatttcacaaGGGAAGACAGGAGGGTCTGCATACACTGGCATAGAGTGAAGGATTGGGCAGTCTCTAATCTCCAGGTATGTTAGGTGTTTAAGTCCATTATAGTCTGCAGATTTCATACTCGGAAGATCCCAACTTTTAAGACGGGTCAGAGGGACTATCGTATCTCATATTAGATCAGTTGGTAAGAGCCGAGTCTCAACCGACAAGAGTGGAGGTGGGGGTGGGATAGGGGCTTACGGGAGATTTGGGTGTGTAACTGAGTAGATGTATTTAAGGTAGAGGGATGTcagtaaagagagagagagagagagaagggaagaaagaattatttaaaa
This sequence is a window from Manihot esculenta cultivar AM560-2 chromosome 4, M.esculenta_v8, whole genome shotgun sequence. Protein-coding genes within it:
- the LOC110613142 gene encoding probable E3 ubiquitin-protein ligase RNF217: MGKENVSDLDFADDFCISALFVLDSEEHQEGVVSFPDDIFAEALQLQEALMKSVINSQMKMTNPSSVLMIEAPPEQNLQESGQSSSSFCEICAETKESNQMFATERCAHSYCYDCITKHVATKIQDSITKFTCPGLNCKAVLELETCRVKLSKGVIDRWEEALCEELISASQRFYCPFKDCSAMMVADSEGESITEAECPFCHRLFCARCHVPWHSGVECEVFQKLNEDERGREDLMVMEIAKEKKWSRCPNCKFYVERTEGCPHITCRCSFQFCYGCESEWTETHGGCQRE
- the LOC110612909 gene encoding UDP-glycosyltransferase 83A1 — translated: MGRKPHVMLIPYPAQGHVTPLLKLAYNLADHGVKVTFVNTESIHAKLISTMPEKSTEKIRISLVSVPEGLESNLDEKEKENASSFMQGHLQNLVESVNLLNNDDQVTLVIADISLGWALEVAQKMGIKRAAFVPYGVGNLAMALHSPMLIEAGIIDVHGIPMKDEFIRLSNEIPAWNTKELVWSFPGDQELQKLIFEHFIRKTVQNVQISNWLLVNSFYELEQSACDLIPNILPIGPLFVRDHLEPYAGNFWPEDSTCLSWLDEQPPGSVIYAAFGSSTICNKEQFNELALGLEILGQPFLWVVRSDFTNGMSVQYPDGFIERVRKYGKIVEWAPQDKVLAHPSTACFFSHCGWNSTMEGLNMGVPFLCWPYCVDQFHNRTYICEAWKVGLELTPDDTGIVTRHQIKSKLQKLLSDKDIEANSLKLKALARNSTGEGGSSFNNFISFVEQINQ